A DNA window from Pseudomonas sp. GD03919 contains the following coding sequences:
- the glcC gene encoding transcriptional regulator GlcC, which produces MKPNQGAARRQVSDVVAERIERLIVDGVLKVGQPLPSERRLCEKLGISRSALREGLKVLRGRGIIETAQGRDSRVAKLSGERDASPLMHLFNSQPRTLYDLLEVRGLLEGESARLAALRGTEADFVLLTRRYEEMLAAHTQEQPVDPREHARLDHAFHLAICEASHNPVLVHTLQSLTDLMLSTVFASVNNLYHRPAQKRQIDRQHSRLYHAVIERLPEQAQRAARDHIHSIRDNLQEIEQEEQRLVRATMRLEGWA; this is translated from the coding sequence ATGAAACCGAATCAGGGCGCTGCACGACGCCAGGTGAGTGACGTGGTGGCCGAGCGCATCGAGCGGCTGATCGTCGACGGTGTACTCAAGGTGGGCCAGCCACTGCCGTCGGAACGGCGCCTGTGCGAAAAACTGGGCATCTCCCGTTCTGCACTGCGCGAAGGACTCAAGGTGCTGCGTGGGCGCGGCATCATCGAGACGGCGCAGGGGCGTGATTCACGCGTGGCCAAGCTCAGCGGCGAGCGCGACGCCAGCCCGCTGATGCACCTGTTCAACTCGCAGCCGCGTACTCTGTACGACCTGCTGGAAGTGCGCGGCCTGCTCGAGGGGGAGTCGGCGCGCCTGGCGGCCCTGCGTGGCACCGAAGCGGATTTCGTGCTGTTGACCCGGCGTTACGAAGAGATGCTGGCGGCCCATACGCAGGAGCAGCCGGTGGACCCACGCGAGCATGCGCGCCTCGACCACGCCTTCCACCTGGCTATCTGCGAGGCCTCGCACAACCCGGTGCTGGTGCACACCCTGCAGTCGCTGACCGATCTGATGCTCAGCACCGTGTTCGCCTCGGTGAACAACCTCTATCACCGCCCGGCGCAGAAACGGCAGATCGACCGCCAGCACTCGCGCCTGTATCACGCGGTGATCGAGCGCCTGCCGGAACAGGCGCAGCGCGCCGCGCGCGACCATATCCACAGCATCCGAGACAACCTGCAGGAGATCGAGCAGGAAGAGCAGCGCCTGGTACGCGCCACCATGCGCCTTGAAGGTTGGGCCTGA
- a CDS encoding type IV pili methyl-accepting chemotaxis transducer N-terminal domain-containing protein, protein MLKKYLSVILLACTALVSMPSLAQLSDSEAMNMAGLQRSLTQRMAKNYLMLGADVRLDVAQRQLKETIERFDASQKALAGYAPTAEIKAALAKVDATWAVHRQQVEAKPECSTWPSPGVCLRRTWTPSWTKP, encoded by the coding sequence GTGTTGAAGAAGTACCTGTCTGTCATTCTGCTCGCCTGCACCGCGCTGGTAAGCATGCCTAGCCTGGCGCAGTTGAGCGATTCCGAAGCCATGAACATGGCCGGCCTGCAGCGCTCGCTGACCCAGCGCATGGCCAAGAACTACCTGATGCTCGGTGCCGACGTGCGTTTAGATGTGGCCCAGCGTCAGCTCAAGGAAACCATCGAACGTTTCGATGCCAGCCAGAAGGCCCTGGCCGGTTACGCACCCACTGCCGAGATCAAGGCTGCGCTGGCCAAGGTCGACGCCACCTGGGCTGTTCATCGCCAGCAGGTCGAAGCCAAGCCGGAATGCTCTACATGGCCAAGTCCTGGCGTGTGCCTGCGCCGGACCTGGACGCCAAGCTGGACAAAGCCGTGA